One part of the Sorangiineae bacterium MSr11954 genome encodes these proteins:
- the mqnE gene encoding aminofutalosine synthase MqnE, which yields MTIETIARKVRDGERLDERDALELFLEPDLLQVGALANTVRERMHGDRTYFNRNMRIEVTNVCVASCLFCSFAKLEEGSPGAHTMKVEDAWRELEQRMDDPPSEIHIVNGLHPGLPFSYYEELLRGFKRIKPDVHMKCFTAVEIHFFAQHYKMTYGEVLGRLRDAGLDSLPGGGAEIFHEDVRKRISHDKANADEYLEVHRVAHSMGMRTNATMLYGHIETFEHRVDHLMRLRKLQDETNGMQAFIPLAFHPDGNGMKNLPAPTAVDDLRTLAVSRLVLDNVPHIKAYWVSLTPKVAQLGLRFGADDIDGTIVHETIYHAAGSRSPQGLSYNELVRLIREAGRIPVERDTLYNVVREHPKSAIPESALKVRDRKAERHLLPVLP from the coding sequence ATGACCATTGAGACCATTGCCCGAAAAGTTCGAGACGGCGAACGACTCGACGAGCGCGACGCGCTGGAGCTCTTTCTCGAGCCGGATCTGCTCCAGGTCGGCGCGCTCGCCAACACCGTGCGCGAACGCATGCACGGCGATCGTACGTACTTCAACCGAAATATGCGCATCGAGGTGACGAACGTCTGCGTGGCGTCGTGCCTCTTTTGCTCCTTCGCCAAGCTGGAAGAAGGATCGCCTGGCGCGCACACCATGAAGGTGGAGGACGCGTGGCGCGAGCTCGAGCAGCGGATGGATGATCCGCCGAGCGAGATCCACATCGTGAACGGGCTGCACCCGGGGCTGCCGTTCTCGTACTACGAGGAGCTTTTGCGCGGCTTCAAGCGCATCAAGCCCGACGTGCACATGAAGTGCTTCACGGCGGTGGAGATCCACTTCTTTGCCCAGCACTACAAGATGACGTACGGCGAGGTGCTCGGGCGCCTGCGCGACGCGGGGCTCGACAGCCTCCCGGGCGGCGGCGCCGAGATCTTCCACGAGGACGTGCGCAAGCGCATCTCCCACGACAAGGCCAACGCCGACGAGTACCTGGAGGTGCATCGGGTGGCGCACTCCATGGGCATGCGCACCAACGCGACCATGCTCTACGGGCACATCGAGACCTTCGAGCACCGGGTCGATCACCTGATGCGCCTGCGCAAGCTCCAGGACGAGACGAACGGCATGCAGGCCTTCATCCCGCTGGCCTTCCACCCCGACGGCAACGGTATGAAGAACCTCCCCGCGCCGACGGCGGTCGACGATCTGCGCACCCTGGCCGTCTCGCGGCTGGTGCTCGACAACGTGCCGCACATCAAGGCGTACTGGGTCAGCCTCACGCCCAAGGTCGCGCAGCTCGGCCTGCGCTTCGGCGCCGACGACATCGACGGGACCATCGTCCATGAAACGATTTACCACGCGGCCGGCTCCCGCTCGCCGCAGGGTCTCAGCTACAACGAGCTGGTGCGCTTGATCCGCGAGGCCGGACGCATCCCGGTCGAGCGCGACACCCTCTACAACGTGGTGCGCGAGCACCCGAAGAGCGCCATCCCCGAGTCGGCCTTGAAGGTGCGCGACCGCAAAGCCGAACGCCACTTGCTCCCGGTGCTGCCATGA
- the rsgA gene encoding ribosome small subunit-dependent GTPase A, with protein sequence MHLEYDVSSISHLGWTPFFESQHSQLGERRENVTPARVVLSTRGFLHVVGSQGVKRAVLAGRLRHEAVDESELPVVGDWVGVRSDAGSEPLPVVHVFSRTSALIRKEAGRRTQPQVLVANVNTVLIVSALTAELNVRRIERFVSTVLEGGATPVIVLNKADLCTDPEPLFHAVRKVAGSAQMIISSAATGEGIDSVRALARRGETLALVGASGVGKSAITNCLLESERQRESAVRASDERGRHTTTHRELFVLPGGALLIDTPGLRELSLWTEDPSASPRGFDDVDALAQRCKFHDCTHENEPGCAVQRALSSGRLAEDRFQSWRKLQAEQRWLEARRDGDAARQKKQRERMLCKLQRQMKKG encoded by the coding sequence ATGCATCTGGAATACGATGTGTCCAGCATATCCCATTTGGGGTGGACCCCCTTTTTCGAGTCTCAACATAGCCAACTTGGAGAGCGCCGCGAGAACGTGACCCCGGCGCGCGTGGTGCTGTCGACGCGCGGGTTTCTCCATGTGGTCGGATCGCAAGGCGTCAAACGGGCGGTGCTCGCAGGGAGGCTTCGTCACGAGGCGGTCGACGAAAGCGAGCTGCCGGTCGTGGGCGACTGGGTCGGCGTGCGCTCCGACGCGGGCTCCGAGCCTTTGCCGGTGGTTCACGTCTTCTCCCGCACCTCGGCGCTGATTCGCAAAGAGGCGGGGCGGCGCACGCAGCCCCAGGTCCTGGTGGCCAATGTCAACACGGTGCTCATCGTGAGCGCGCTCACCGCCGAGCTCAATGTGCGCCGCATCGAGCGCTTCGTGTCCACCGTGCTCGAAGGCGGCGCCACCCCGGTGATCGTCCTCAACAAGGCCGACTTGTGCACCGATCCGGAGCCGCTCTTCCACGCCGTACGCAAGGTCGCGGGCTCCGCGCAGATGATCATCTCGAGCGCGGCGACCGGCGAGGGCATCGACAGCGTTCGCGCCCTCGCCCGGCGCGGCGAGACCTTGGCCCTGGTGGGCGCGTCGGGTGTCGGGAAATCGGCGATCACCAACTGCCTCCTCGAGAGCGAGAGGCAGCGCGAATCGGCCGTGCGCGCGTCCGACGAGCGCGGGCGGCACACCACCACGCACCGCGAGCTGTTCGTGCTGCCCGGCGGTGCGCTGCTCATCGACACCCCAGGGCTGCGCGAGCTCTCCCTGTGGACCGAAGATCCGAGCGCGAGCCCGCGCGGCTTCGACGACGTCGATGCGCTCGCCCAGCGCTGCAAGTTCCACGACTGCACCCACGAGAACGAGCCCGGTTGTGCGGTGCAGCGCGCCCTCTCGAGCGGGAGGCTCGCCGAGGACCGCTTTCAGTCGTGGCGCAAGCTGCAAGCGGAACAACGGTGGCTGGAGGCTCGCCGCGATGGGGACGCCGCGCGCCAGAAGAAGCAGCGGGAACGGATGCTTTGCAAGCTGCAGCGCCAGATGAAGAAGGGGTGA
- a CDS encoding amidohydrolase family protein, whose protein sequence is MMHAPGVAARIVHADHVLLGDSAPLRDGAVVLSPDGTVLDVGRADEIRPRHAGPPVERIEGIAFPGLINAHAHLELSALRGRVPGGRGFLPWVDALLALRLDAAPEESDEALEQAASELHAFGTAAVGEVTNSLAAVDHLLRRGIQGSIFYEIFGIGADVVTRTEAMLAAQGERTKAWGPALTYVPTAHTLHTTRADAVRKIAQHAKHEGLRTSLHLAEHAAERRALEHGDGPVTDWLRGRVRGATDIVWPKQSPIAYADALGALGPHMLLVHLTDARPEELQHVAGSGAKVVLCPRSNLHIEGLLPPLLAVRAAGIEPALGTDSLASNASLDVLAEARALADRFPTVPAAELVRMATYHGAQALGRPHLGRIARGARPGIVAVDVPGAAQSTDGAALLLRHVKAPRRWLAAAAAPIASIASVTSTASVPSEGL, encoded by the coding sequence ATGATGCACGCTCCGGGTGTGGCCGCACGCATCGTTCACGCCGACCATGTGCTCCTGGGCGATTCGGCGCCGCTGCGCGATGGCGCGGTGGTGCTGTCGCCCGACGGGACCGTGCTCGACGTGGGCAGGGCGGACGAAATCCGTCCGCGCCACGCGGGCCCGCCGGTGGAGCGCATCGAGGGGATCGCCTTCCCCGGGTTGATCAACGCGCACGCGCACCTCGAGCTGAGCGCGCTGCGCGGCCGGGTGCCGGGCGGGCGCGGTTTTCTCCCGTGGGTCGACGCGCTCCTGGCGCTGAGGCTCGATGCGGCGCCGGAGGAGTCGGACGAAGCGCTGGAGCAGGCGGCGAGCGAGCTCCATGCCTTTGGCACCGCGGCGGTGGGGGAGGTGACCAACTCGCTCGCGGCCGTCGATCACCTTTTGCGGCGCGGCATCCAAGGCTCCATCTTTTACGAAATCTTCGGCATCGGCGCGGACGTCGTGACCCGCACCGAAGCCATGCTCGCCGCGCAGGGCGAGCGAACCAAGGCGTGGGGCCCCGCGCTCACCTACGTTCCGACCGCGCACACCCTGCACACCACGCGCGCCGACGCCGTACGCAAAATCGCGCAGCACGCCAAACACGAGGGCCTCCGCACGAGCCTTCACTTGGCCGAGCACGCCGCCGAGCGCCGCGCCCTCGAGCACGGCGATGGCCCGGTGACGGACTGGCTCCGCGGCCGGGTGCGCGGCGCCACGGACATCGTGTGGCCGAAACAGTCGCCCATCGCCTATGCCGACGCGCTGGGGGCGCTCGGGCCGCACATGCTCTTGGTGCACCTGACCGACGCGCGCCCCGAGGAGCTCCAGCACGTGGCCGGAAGCGGGGCCAAGGTCGTCCTGTGCCCGCGCTCGAACCTCCACATCGAGGGCCTGCTCCCGCCGCTCTTGGCCGTGCGCGCCGCCGGCATCGAGCCCGCGCTGGGCACCGACTCGCTCGCCTCCAACGCCTCGCTCGACGTGCTGGCCGAGGCGCGCGCGCTCGCCGACCGCTTCCCCACCGTTCCGGCCGCGGAGCTGGTGCGCATGGCCACCTACCACGGCGCGCAGGCGCTCGGGCGTCCTCACCTCGGGCGCATCGCGCGCGGTGCGCGGCCCGGGATCGTGGCCGTCGATGTGCCAGGGGCGGCGCAGAGCACCGACGGTGCCGCTCTTTTGCTTCGTCATGTCAAAGCGCCGCGGCGATGGTTGGCCGCCGCCGCGGCTCCGATTGCCTCGATTGCCTCGGTTACTTCGACTGCCTCGGTGCCCTCGGAGGGGCTCTGA
- a CDS encoding UbiX family flavin prenyltransferase: MSTPASETKAKIVVGVTGASGAPYAKRLLAVLDQRRRASGDVELAVCLSPTAPEVWSLECGGDVREHLREMGVPVWGLRDYRAPFASGSAGWQTMIIVPCSMGTAARIAHGISDSLLTRAADVMLKERRRLILVPRETPLSVIHLENLTALARAGATILPAMPAFYSNPRTLEDAVDGVVARILDQAGIGNDLMRRWGEGSKP, encoded by the coding sequence ATGAGCACCCCCGCGTCCGAGACCAAGGCGAAGATCGTCGTCGGGGTGACGGGGGCGAGCGGTGCGCCGTACGCCAAGCGGCTCCTGGCGGTGCTCGATCAGCGGCGCAGGGCGTCGGGCGACGTGGAGCTCGCCGTCTGCCTCTCGCCCACCGCGCCGGAGGTGTGGTCGCTCGAGTGCGGCGGCGACGTGCGCGAGCACCTGCGCGAGATGGGGGTGCCCGTCTGGGGCCTGCGCGACTACCGCGCGCCCTTCGCCAGCGGCAGCGCCGGCTGGCAGACGATGATCATCGTGCCTTGCTCCATGGGCACCGCCGCGCGCATCGCGCACGGCATCTCCGACTCGCTCCTCACGCGCGCGGCCGACGTCATGCTCAAGGAGCGGCGCCGGCTGATCCTCGTACCGCGCGAGACCCCTCTCAGCGTCATCCACTTGGAAAACCTCACCGCCCTCGCCCGCGCGGGCGCCACCATCCTTCCTGCAATGCCTGCATTCTACAGCAATCCACGCACCCTGGAGGACGCCGTCGACGGTGTGGTCGCGCGCATCCTCGATCAAGCCGGCATCGGCAACGATCTCATGCGCCGCTGGGGCGAGGGGAGCAAGCCATGA
- the ubiA gene encoding putative 4-hydroxybenzoate polyprenyltransferase, producing MPLAARLRNYATLVSFSHTIFAMPFAASAVVLALSMPHPPLTAARVVAMLICMVAARTSAMAFNRWADRDIDAKNPRTATRPIQRGDVRAAEALALTVASAAVFVFSASTLGTAPAILALPVLAVLLGYSYAKRFTWAAHAWLGVALALAPGGAWIAVGAPVVWGIVALMLAVVTWLLGFDVLYSLQDEGFDREVGLNSIPSRFGAARSLAASAGAHVLTVSFLALTGVLLHRGVIFFAGVAVVGALLVWEHLIIHPPVDPVRERGVASRWARADLRKIDKAFFDMNAWISVGFFAATLLDQLVRS from the coding sequence ATGCCGCTCGCCGCTCGCCTGCGCAACTACGCCACATTGGTCAGCTTCTCGCACACGATCTTTGCGATGCCGTTCGCCGCCTCGGCGGTGGTTCTGGCGCTGTCCATGCCGCACCCGCCGCTCACCGCGGCGCGCGTGGTGGCGATGCTCATTTGCATGGTGGCGGCGCGCACCAGCGCCATGGCGTTCAATCGCTGGGCCGACCGTGACATCGACGCCAAGAACCCGCGCACCGCGACCCGCCCGATCCAGCGCGGCGATGTGCGCGCGGCGGAGGCGCTGGCCCTCACCGTGGCGTCGGCCGCCGTCTTCGTCTTCTCCGCGTCGACCTTGGGCACCGCGCCCGCGATCCTCGCGCTGCCGGTGCTCGCCGTGCTGCTCGGCTATTCGTACGCCAAGCGTTTTACGTGGGCGGCGCACGCGTGGCTCGGGGTGGCCTTGGCGCTGGCCCCGGGTGGAGCGTGGATCGCGGTGGGCGCGCCCGTGGTGTGGGGCATCGTCGCGCTCATGCTGGCCGTGGTGACGTGGCTGCTCGGCTTCGACGTGCTCTATTCGTTGCAGGACGAGGGCTTCGATCGCGAGGTGGGCTTGAACTCGATCCCATCCCGCTTCGGCGCCGCGCGTTCGCTGGCCGCCAGCGCCGGGGCCCATGTGCTCACCGTGTCGTTCCTCGCGCTCACGGGGGTGCTGCTCCATCGGGGCGTGATCTTCTTCGCCGGCGTGGCCGTCGTGGGGGCGCTCCTGGTGTGGGAGCATCTGATCATCCATCCGCCGGTCGATCCGGTGCGCGAGCGCGGGGTGGCCTCCCGGTGGGCGCGCGCCGACCTGCGCAAGATCGACAAGGCGTTCTTCGATATGAACGCGTGGATCAGCGTGGGCTTCTTTGCCGCCACCCTGCTCGACCAGCTCGTTCGGTCGTAG
- a CDS encoding DUF1285 domain-containing protein, whose translation MAKPGDHPEFFRFPAPEGRSRESTIVLDAEGRFWHHGEQVEHGKLAAAMHTWISRHPDDGRYILENGYDWTYFTVEDAPYFVSSLKFSGNDVVLALSDGTEEDWDPSTTRIGERGALYARVKKDARGGPFEARFSRHAQHALADVLVDQGGSPAVKLRDRTVPIGS comes from the coding sequence ATGGCGAAACCCGGCGATCATCCCGAGTTCTTCCGTTTCCCAGCACCGGAGGGCCGTTCGCGCGAAAGTACCATCGTGCTCGACGCCGAGGGGCGCTTTTGGCACCATGGCGAGCAGGTCGAGCACGGAAAGCTCGCCGCCGCCATGCACACATGGATCTCGAGGCACCCCGACGACGGGCGCTACATCCTCGAGAACGGCTACGACTGGACCTACTTTACGGTCGAGGACGCCCCCTATTTCGTGTCCTCCCTCAAATTCTCCGGCAACGACGTGGTCTTGGCCTTGAGCGACGGCACGGAGGAAGACTGGGATCCCTCCACCACGCGCATCGGCGAGCGGGGCGCGCTCTATGCCCGGGTCAAGAAGGACGCACGCGGCGGACCGTTCGAAGCCCGCTTCTCACGGCACGCGCAACACGCCCTTGCGGACGTGCTCGTCGACCAAGGGGGCTCGCCCGCCGTGAAGCTCCGCGACCGCACCGTCCCCATTGGATCATGA
- the mqnC gene encoding dehypoxanthine futalosine cyclase — MRVSAVQYLNARPLYEPLLAKNGERAMAEVELDLAPPAEVARRIAEEETDVGLVPVAALAQLGDTCLVRGAAIAARGPVRSVLLVSEVPIDDLTDVVLDATSRTSSVLARLVLRARRAAAGLRGEPRVRVLPPDVAVAEVKGTCGALIIGDKALDIEDRFAHKLDLGAAWLEWTGLPFVFAAWGGRAGALAPGGEQLLLAAKREGLARRDAIADAYAAQSGLDAASLRSYLQANIHYDFGDDERRGLERFYLEGHRAGLLPATPVRFYDDAPRGSSPVYSPPSLDTILSRAAEGDRLNAAEGERLLHEAPLFELGLAADAVRRRKHPHGVVTYIVDRNVNYTNVCTTSCRFCAFYRPVGHPEGYVLSREVLRQKLDEVVQAGGVQILLQGGLNPELRIGYYEDLFRWIKSEFKLGLHALSPEEIIHISQLESLSVREVLERLHSAGLDSVPGGGAEILVDRVRRKIAKAKCTSAEWLDVMRVAHHMGLRSSATMMYGTVDTARDRILHLVKLRELQDETRGFTAFFCWDFQHEQGVRITAGDTGTHLYLRQQAVARLMLDNIDHVGASWVTQGPDVGQVALRFGADDFGSVMFEENVVSSAGTTFCINAEAIEQRIRAAGFRATRRNVKYEWLTEPA; from the coding sequence ATGAGAGTCTCCGCCGTCCAATACCTCAACGCCCGCCCGCTCTACGAACCGCTCCTCGCCAAAAATGGCGAGCGCGCGATGGCCGAGGTCGAGCTCGATCTGGCACCCCCCGCGGAGGTGGCCCGCCGGATCGCCGAAGAAGAGACCGACGTGGGCCTGGTCCCGGTGGCCGCGCTCGCGCAGCTCGGCGACACGTGCTTGGTGCGCGGCGCTGCCATCGCGGCCCGCGGCCCGGTTCGAAGCGTGCTGCTCGTCTCCGAGGTGCCCATCGACGACTTGACCGACGTGGTCCTCGACGCCACGTCGCGCACGAGCAGCGTCCTCGCGCGGCTGGTGCTCCGCGCGCGGCGCGCGGCGGCCGGGCTGCGCGGGGAGCCGCGGGTTCGCGTGCTCCCGCCCGACGTGGCCGTCGCCGAGGTCAAGGGCACCTGCGGCGCGTTGATCATCGGCGACAAGGCGCTGGATATCGAAGACCGCTTTGCGCACAAGCTCGATCTGGGCGCCGCATGGCTGGAGTGGACGGGGCTCCCCTTCGTCTTTGCCGCCTGGGGAGGGCGCGCGGGCGCGCTCGCGCCGGGTGGCGAGCAGCTCTTGCTCGCCGCGAAGAGAGAGGGCCTCGCGCGGCGCGACGCCATCGCCGACGCGTACGCGGCGCAATCGGGGCTCGATGCTGCGAGCTTGCGCAGCTACTTGCAGGCGAACATCCACTACGACTTCGGCGACGACGAGCGGCGCGGCCTCGAGCGCTTCTACCTCGAGGGCCATCGCGCGGGGCTCTTGCCCGCCACCCCGGTGCGCTTCTACGACGATGCGCCGCGCGGCTCCTCGCCCGTATACTCGCCGCCCTCCCTCGACACGATCCTCTCGCGCGCGGCGGAGGGCGATCGGCTCAACGCGGCGGAGGGTGAGCGGCTTCTGCACGAGGCCCCGCTCTTCGAGCTCGGTCTAGCGGCCGACGCCGTGAGGCGCCGCAAGCACCCGCACGGCGTGGTGACGTACATCGTCGATCGCAACGTGAACTACACCAACGTGTGCACCACCAGCTGCCGCTTCTGCGCGTTTTACCGCCCGGTGGGGCACCCGGAGGGCTACGTGCTCTCGCGCGAGGTGCTGCGGCAGAAGCTCGACGAGGTGGTGCAAGCCGGCGGCGTGCAGATCCTCCTTCAAGGAGGGCTCAACCCCGAGCTGCGCATCGGGTACTACGAGGACCTTTTCCGCTGGATCAAATCGGAGTTCAAGCTGGGGCTCCACGCGCTCTCTCCGGAGGAGATCATCCACATCTCGCAGCTGGAGTCGCTCAGCGTGCGCGAGGTACTGGAGCGGCTGCACAGCGCCGGCCTCGACTCGGTCCCCGGCGGCGGCGCCGAGATCCTGGTCGATCGCGTGCGGCGCAAGATCGCCAAGGCCAAGTGCACCAGCGCCGAGTGGCTGGACGTGATGCGCGTCGCCCACCACATGGGCCTGCGCTCGAGCGCCACCATGATGTACGGCACCGTGGACACCGCGCGCGATCGCATCCTGCACCTGGTGAAGCTCCGCGAGCTTCAGGACGAAACGCGCGGCTTCACCGCGTTCTTCTGCTGGGACTTCCAGCACGAACAAGGTGTTCGCATCACCGCGGGCGACACCGGCACGCACCTGTATCTGCGCCAGCAAGCGGTCGCCCGGCTCATGCTCGACAACATCGATCACGTGGGCGCCTCGTGGGTCACCCAGGGGCCCGACGTGGGCCAAGTGGCGCTTCGTTTTGGCGCGGATGACTTCGGCAGCGTCATGTTCGAGGAGAACGTCGTCTCCAGCGCAGGCACCACGTTTTGCATCAACGCCGAGGCCATCGAGCAGCGCATTCGCGCCGCCGGCTTCCGCGCGACCCGGCGCAACGTGAAGTACGAGTGGCTCACGGAACCGGCATGA
- a CDS encoding ubiquinone/menaquinone biosynthesis methyltransferase → MNETTRPHGATVRAMFDRIAPTYDVLNRVMSAGTDQIWRRKAVRALLERAPRGALLDLCAGTLDLTALLDRARPEARVVACDFAADMLERGKHKAPRAERVVGDALDLPFSAGEFAGAICGFGMRNLADLPRGIQEVRRVLVPGGVFVTLEFFRPERTVTRAFHAAYAEHVMPRVGALLSGDKQAYSYLVRSMKQFASTSEYEAALIQGGFSKVHTVGLTLGIAAIVVAEVAPA, encoded by the coding sequence ATGAACGAAACGACCCGACCGCATGGCGCCACCGTTCGCGCCATGTTCGATCGCATCGCGCCGACGTATGACGTGCTCAATCGCGTGATGTCCGCGGGCACGGACCAAATCTGGCGGCGCAAAGCCGTCCGTGCGCTGCTCGAGCGTGCCCCCCGCGGCGCGCTGCTCGACCTGTGCGCCGGCACCTTGGATCTCACGGCGCTCCTCGATCGCGCGCGGCCCGAGGCGCGCGTGGTGGCCTGTGATTTCGCGGCCGACATGTTGGAGCGCGGCAAGCACAAGGCCCCGCGCGCCGAGAGGGTCGTCGGCGATGCGCTCGATCTTCCGTTCTCGGCCGGCGAGTTCGCGGGCGCCATCTGCGGCTTTGGGATGCGCAACCTGGCCGACTTGCCGCGCGGCATCCAAGAGGTGCGCCGCGTGCTCGTCCCCGGCGGCGTGTTCGTGACCCTCGAGTTCTTCCGCCCCGAGCGGACGGTGACCCGCGCGTTCCACGCGGCCTACGCCGAGCACGTGATGCCGCGCGTAGGCGCCCTTCTCTCGGGCGACAAGCAGGCGTACAGCTACCTGGTGCGCTCCATGAAGCAATTCGCGTCCACCTCCGAGTACGAAGCGGCCCTGATCCAGGGCGGCTTTTCCAAGGTGCACACCGTGGGTCTGACCTTGGGCATCGCCGCCATCGTGGTGGCGGAGGTCGCGCCCGCATGA
- a CDS encoding menaquinone biosynthesis decarboxylase: protein MAYDGFGDFARALEERGELVRVRERVDLHLEASEIAQRAMKTEGPALLFENVHDSKRPEAAPQFPLIVNAYGSRKRMSLALGVDDLSQHARAIEELITSRPPSGARELVELARKIPELSHVFPRSAREAPCHEVVLTGDEVDLDRLPMMTTWPNDGGPFITLPNVITRDPNNGNRNIGMYRMQRIDRKTTAMHWQVHKTGARHFRAAKELGLKRLEVAVALGGDPALTYAATAPLPDGIDEWMFAGFLRGSAVRTVKCKTVDLEVPSDSDIVLEGYVDPTEALFDEGPFGDHTGYYTLVERFPRFHITAITHRRDAVYPATVVGPPPMEDAWIGKATERLFLPLLRTIFPEVRDMHLPVFGAFHNLVIVSIKKQYPFHANRVAHGLWGAGQMMFSKVICVVDEDVDVQNLEEVGWRLLANLDPKRDLSFVEGPIDQLDHGANQALYGGKVVIDGTRKWPEEGYAREWPEVLRMSEDVVRRVDALWPQLGIPGGARKLPEASNFQEGAKGNLHLQRVFDAARALVGRNR, encoded by the coding sequence ATGGCGTATGACGGGTTCGGGGACTTCGCGCGGGCGCTCGAGGAGCGCGGCGAGCTCGTGCGCGTTCGGGAGCGGGTGGACCTCCACCTGGAGGCGTCCGAGATCGCCCAGCGGGCGATGAAGACCGAGGGGCCGGCGCTTCTCTTCGAGAACGTGCACGACTCCAAGCGACCCGAGGCTGCGCCGCAGTTTCCGCTCATCGTCAACGCTTACGGTTCGCGCAAGCGCATGTCCCTGGCCCTGGGGGTCGACGATCTGTCGCAGCATGCGCGCGCCATCGAAGAGCTCATCACATCGCGGCCGCCGTCGGGGGCCCGCGAGCTGGTGGAGCTCGCGCGCAAAATTCCGGAGCTGTCGCATGTGTTCCCGCGCTCGGCCCGCGAAGCGCCCTGCCACGAGGTGGTGCTCACGGGCGACGAGGTCGATCTCGACCGCCTGCCGATGATGACCACATGGCCCAACGATGGCGGGCCATTCATCACATTGCCCAACGTCATCACGCGCGATCCGAACAACGGCAACCGCAACATCGGCATGTACCGCATGCAGCGCATCGATCGAAAGACGACGGCGATGCACTGGCAGGTGCACAAAACGGGCGCCCGTCATTTTCGCGCGGCCAAGGAGCTCGGGCTGAAACGGCTCGAGGTGGCGGTGGCGCTCGGCGGCGATCCCGCGCTCACCTACGCGGCCACCGCGCCCCTGCCCGACGGCATCGACGAGTGGATGTTCGCGGGCTTCTTGCGCGGCAGCGCGGTGCGCACCGTCAAGTGCAAGACCGTGGACCTCGAGGTGCCTTCGGACTCGGACATCGTCCTCGAAGGCTATGTCGACCCCACCGAGGCCCTCTTCGACGAGGGGCCCTTCGGCGATCACACGGGCTACTACACCTTGGTCGAGCGCTTCCCGCGCTTTCACATCACGGCCATCACCCACCGGCGCGACGCCGTGTACCCCGCCACCGTGGTGGGCCCGCCGCCCATGGAGGACGCCTGGATCGGCAAGGCCACCGAGCGCCTCTTCCTGCCGCTGCTCCGCACCATCTTCCCCGAGGTGCGCGATATGCACCTGCCGGTCTTCGGGGCCTTTCACAACCTGGTCATCGTCTCGATCAAGAAGCAGTACCCCTTTCACGCGAACCGGGTGGCGCACGGGCTGTGGGGCGCTGGGCAAATGATGTTCTCCAAGGTGATCTGCGTGGTCGACGAGGACGTCGATGTGCAGAACCTCGAAGAGGTGGGCTGGCGCCTGCTCGCCAACCTCGATCCGAAGCGGGATCTCTCGTTCGTCGAGGGGCCGATCGATCAGCTCGATCACGGCGCGAACCAAGCGCTCTACGGCGGCAAAGTCGTGATCGACGGCACGCGCAAGTGGCCCGAGGAGGGGTACGCGCGCGAGTGGCCCGAGGTGCTTCGCATGAGCGAGGACGTCGTGCGACGCGTCGATGCGCTCTGGCCGCAGCTGGGCATTCCCGGCGGGGCGCGCAAGCTGCCCGAGGCCTCGAATTTTCAAGAGGGGGCCAAAGGCAACCTGCACCTGCAGCGCGTCTTCGACGCCGCGCGTGCCCTCGTAGGGAGAAACCGATGA